The Acidobacteriota bacterium genome includes a window with the following:
- a CDS encoding peptidase S10 — protein MFKWRACFAMVLALALAPVHAQQPGRERPGGAPATQQPTTREAGQPAQRNEVAGPNEEKISQTSHVLRLDGRDIKYTATTGTLPIRLDDGKVAARMFFVAYTKDGEDAKTRPVSFLYNGGPGSATVWLHMGSFAPRHVQMADEGFQPAPPYKLVDNEHSLIDVSDLVFVDAIDTGYSRAVAGVDNAQFHGQDGDIRAFGEFIAEYLRAYNRWPSPRFLIGESYGTIRSAGLSQELQSRHGIELNGIALVSALLTYQTLSTAPDNDIAWAAQIQTFAATAWYHKKLPPDLQQKTLKQVVDEARTFAFGEYMTALTRGHTLAETERKAMADRLARLTGLSAKYILSANLRVESGRFRKELLRDQRLMVGRLDGRFTALDADAAGERQEFDPSNTALQGPYTALFADYVKNVLKWDSDLHYATSGNVRPWTYVQNRYMDTTDVLRLTMARNPFLKVFVACGYYDMATFVGGAEFNFTHLAFDRQVTDRVSFGYYEAGHMMYIRPSSHKALKQDLATFIRSATGSKE, from the coding sequence ATGTTCAAGTGGCGCGCCTGTTTCGCGATGGTGCTCGCGCTGGCTCTTGCACCTGTTCACGCACAGCAACCGGGCAGAGAGCGGCCCGGCGGGGCGCCAGCGACGCAGCAGCCGACGACGCGCGAGGCCGGACAACCGGCCCAGCGCAACGAAGTCGCGGGCCCGAACGAAGAGAAGATCTCCCAGACGTCTCACGTGCTGCGCCTCGATGGGCGCGACATCAAGTACACGGCCACCACCGGCACCTTGCCGATTCGCCTCGATGACGGCAAGGTCGCTGCGCGGATGTTCTTCGTGGCGTACACGAAGGATGGCGAAGACGCGAAGACGCGGCCCGTGTCGTTTCTCTACAACGGAGGCCCGGGATCGGCAACCGTCTGGCTGCACATGGGATCGTTTGCGCCCCGCCACGTGCAGATGGCCGATGAGGGCTTCCAACCGGCACCGCCCTACAAACTCGTCGACAACGAACACTCGCTCATCGACGTCTCCGATCTCGTCTTCGTCGATGCGATTGATACGGGCTACAGCCGCGCCGTGGCTGGCGTGGACAACGCGCAGTTCCACGGGCAGGATGGTGACATCCGGGCGTTCGGCGAGTTCATCGCGGAATATCTGAGGGCGTACAACCGCTGGCCCTCACCCAGGTTTCTGATCGGCGAGAGCTACGGCACCATCAGGTCCGCCGGCCTCTCCCAGGAACTCCAGTCGCGCCACGGGATCGAATTGAACGGCATCGCGCTCGTTTCGGCGTTGCTGACGTACCAGACCCTGTCGACCGCGCCGGACAACGATATTGCCTGGGCCGCGCAGATCCAGACGTTTGCGGCCACCGCCTGGTACCACAAGAAGTTGCCGCCCGATCTGCAGCAGAAGACGCTCAAGCAGGTTGTCGACGAGGCCCGGACGTTTGCGTTCGGCGAATACATGACGGCGCTCACAAGGGGCCACACGCTTGCCGAAACCGAGCGGAAGGCGATGGCCGACAGGCTCGCGCGCTTGACGGGCCTGTCGGCGAAGTACATCCTGTCGGCCAATCTGCGCGTTGAGTCCGGGCGGTTCCGCAAGGAGCTGCTGCGCGACCAGCGGCTGATGGTCGGCCGGCTGGACGGCCGGTTTACGGCGCTCGATGCCGACGCCGCCGGCGAGCGGCAAGAGTTCGACCCGTCGAACACCGCCCTGCAGGGGCCGTACACGGCGCTCTTCGCCGATTACGTCAAGAACGTGCTGAAGTGGGATTCCGATCTGCACTACGCCACATCGGGCAATGTTCGGCCCTGGACCTACGTCCAGAATCGCTACATGGATACCACCGACGTGTTGCGCCTCACGATGGCGAGGAACCCGTTCCTCAAGGTTTTCGTGGCCTGCGGTTACTACGACATGGCGACCTTCGTTGGCGGCGCCGAATTCAACTTCACGCACCTCGCGTTTGATCGGCAGGTGACCGACCGCGTTTCGTTTGGCTACTACGAGGCCGGGCACATGATGTACATCCGGCCGTCGTCGCACAAGGCGCTGAAGCAGGACCTGGCGACGTTCATCCGCTCGGCAACCGGCTCGAAGGAATGA
- a CDS encoding cupredoxin domain-containing protein codes for MMNSRITLTMGGVLLVAVTLVGCSGSGSSYMSPVSPTPTSTTTPTPTPTAAPAAADVTVSIVGMYGNLSYSPNPATVKVGQTVAWSNADGLPHTATADAGAFNTGNIDAGATSSPITMSTAGTFPYHCVIHGFAMTGTLIVTP; via the coding sequence ATGATGAACTCGCGAATCACACTGACAATGGGCGGCGTGCTTCTGGTCGCGGTGACCCTGGTTGGCTGCAGCGGCAGCGGCAGCAGCTACATGAGCCCCGTGTCGCCAACCCCGACGTCCACTACAACGCCCACACCAACGCCAACCGCTGCCCCCGCAGCAGCGGATGTGACGGTCAGCATCGTCGGCATGTACGGCAACCTGTCGTACTCGCCGAATCCGGCGACGGTGAAGGTCGGCCAGACGGTGGCCTGGAGCAACGCCGACGGGCTTCCCCACACTGCGACCGCGGACGCAGGAGCCTTCAACACCGGCAACATCGACGCCGGCGCGACCAGCAGCCCAATCACCATGTCGACGGCAGGCACGTTCCCGTATCACTGCGTGATCCATGGTTTCGCGATGACCGGGACATTGATCGTCACGCCGTAA
- a CDS encoding aminotransferase class V-fold PLP-dependent enzyme: MQTSRRSFLQTAAAGAALPVFGPRVLDALERRLEPFDRLSPAGAAADEEFWSEIRKVFPRSADYINLENGYSSPQPGPTYEAFQRHQQAINGGLSFYMRRKKADDLTAVKKQLADLAGCPVDEIVITRNTTESLGTVIHGLDLAPGDEAVMCNQDYGSMLEQFRQQSRRRGLKNVEISIPLHPRDDTEMVDTYANAITSRTKILLLSHMVNITGQILPVRKIADMAHARGVAVIVDAAHSFAHVAFTVPQLDGDYLGASLHKWLCTPLGAGLLHIKKDKIRSVWPLLGETSLPDDDIRKLERIGTHPSWTVLAIADAIRFHKMIGAERKEARLRYLQQYWTDRVRDVAKVYLNTPTGARACGIANVGITGRTPGQTAAALFDTFRIYTVAIDTVPVKGVRVTPHLYTTTGELDALVKAIRELARA; this comes from the coding sequence ATGCAGACATCCCGTCGCTCGTTTCTCCAGACCGCCGCGGCCGGCGCCGCGCTGCCGGTCTTCGGTCCGCGTGTTCTCGATGCGCTTGAACGACGCCTCGAGCCGTTTGATCGGCTCTCACCGGCCGGTGCCGCGGCTGATGAGGAATTCTGGAGCGAGATCCGCAAGGTCTTTCCGCGTTCCGCCGACTACATCAACCTCGAGAACGGGTACTCGAGTCCGCAGCCGGGACCGACCTACGAGGCGTTCCAGCGGCATCAGCAGGCCATCAACGGCGGTCTGTCGTTCTACATGCGGCGCAAGAAGGCCGACGACCTCACGGCCGTAAAGAAGCAACTTGCCGATCTGGCGGGTTGTCCGGTGGACGAAATCGTCATCACGCGCAATACCACGGAGTCGCTGGGAACCGTCATTCACGGTCTGGATCTCGCGCCCGGCGACGAGGCCGTGATGTGCAACCAGGATTACGGCTCCATGCTGGAGCAATTCCGCCAGCAGTCGCGCCGCCGCGGCCTCAAGAACGTGGAAATCTCCATTCCACTTCATCCCCGAGACGATACGGAGATGGTCGACACGTACGCGAACGCGATCACGTCCCGCACGAAGATCCTGCTGCTGTCGCACATGGTCAACATCACCGGGCAGATTCTCCCGGTGCGGAAGATCGCGGACATGGCGCATGCGCGCGGCGTCGCCGTCATCGTGGATGCGGCCCATTCGTTCGCGCACGTGGCATTCACCGTGCCGCAACTCGACGGCGACTACCTGGGCGCAAGTCTCCACAAGTGGCTGTGCACGCCGCTTGGCGCCGGGCTCCTGCACATCAAGAAGGACAAGATCCGCAGCGTGTGGCCGCTGCTCGGTGAGACCAGTCTGCCAGACGATGACATCCGGAAGCTGGAACGGATCGGCACGCACCCATCGTGGACGGTCCTGGCCATTGCCGATGCGATCCGGTTTCACAAGATGATCGGCGCCGAGCGCAAGGAAGCCCGTCTCAGGTACCTGCAGCAGTACTGGACGGACCGCGTGCGCGACGTGGCGAAGGTGTACCTGAACACGCCCACCGGGGCCCGCGCCTGCGGCATCGCCAACGTCGGGATCACTGGCAGGACACCCGGCCAGACGGCCGCCGCGCTCTTCGACACGTTCAGGATCTACACCGTCGCGATCGACACGGTCCCGGTGAAAGGCGTTCGGGTGACGCCGCACCTGTACACAACAACGGGTGAACTTGATGCGCTCGTGAAAGCAATCAGGGAACTCGCGCGCGCGTAG
- a CDS encoding 4Fe-4S dicluster domain-containing protein, with protein sequence MGHLVGKDVYRALGRKIDGLTLRAPWNDTFHAILKELYSAEEADLIVRMPYGPTTIEHLEQTTGYARATLERVLEALCLKGLVTDVHLRGRYRYIPSPLAIGIFEFTMMRTGDGVDHKECARLFHDYLSNGGVWQANLGAGQQLQLMRTLPHEQAVAPEEHVEVLDYEKAVSIVESQKQFAVGTCSCRHEKSHTGLKRCEVPLETCTSMGGAADYLVRRKLARPIDKKEMLDRLTQARDMGLVMNADNVQKGVSFMCLCCGCCCNMLLGISQFGYPHTVVTSNYLAKAEDTTCDGCLKCKKACPIKAISFERLAEPVGKKKARPVVDESICLGCGVCALACTTRSMTLRHRPQRVLYPESTFERIILQALEVGTLQNLLFAEPDRLSHQFLRAFVGAFLRLPPVKRALVGETLRSRFLGALKSASGMASPRPS encoded by the coding sequence ATGGGTCACCTGGTCGGCAAGGACGTCTATCGGGCACTTGGCAGGAAGATTGACGGGCTGACACTCAGGGCCCCCTGGAACGACACCTTCCACGCGATCCTGAAAGAGCTGTACTCGGCCGAGGAGGCAGACCTCATCGTCCGCATGCCGTACGGCCCTACCACGATCGAGCATCTCGAGCAGACGACCGGATACGCCCGCGCCACGCTGGAGCGGGTGCTGGAAGCCCTGTGCCTGAAGGGCCTGGTCACAGACGTCCACCTGAGAGGCCGGTACCGCTATATCCCGTCGCCGCTGGCCATCGGCATCTTCGAGTTCACGATGATGCGGACCGGGGATGGCGTCGACCACAAGGAGTGTGCCCGGCTGTTTCACGACTACCTGTCGAACGGCGGTGTCTGGCAGGCCAACCTCGGCGCGGGGCAGCAATTGCAGTTGATGCGCACGCTGCCGCACGAGCAGGCCGTCGCACCAGAGGAGCACGTCGAGGTGCTCGACTACGAGAAAGCCGTGTCCATCGTCGAGTCGCAGAAGCAATTCGCGGTGGGCACCTGTTCGTGCCGTCATGAAAAGTCGCACACGGGGCTGAAGCGGTGCGAGGTGCCGCTGGAGACGTGCACCTCAATGGGAGGGGCGGCCGACTACCTGGTGCGCCGCAAGCTGGCGCGCCCCATCGACAAGAAGGAGATGCTCGATCGGTTGACCCAGGCAAGGGACATGGGGCTCGTGATGAACGCCGACAACGTGCAGAAGGGCGTGAGCTTCATGTGCCTGTGTTGCGGATGCTGCTGCAACATGCTGCTCGGCATCAGCCAGTTCGGCTACCCGCACACCGTGGTGACATCCAACTACCTCGCGAAGGCCGAGGACACCACCTGCGACGGCTGCCTGAAGTGCAAGAAGGCCTGTCCGATTAAGGCGATTTCTTTCGAACGGCTGGCCGAGCCGGTGGGCAAGAAGAAGGCGCGGCCCGTGGTGGACGAATCGATCTGCCTTGGGTGCGGCGTGTGTGCGCTCGCATGCACGACCCGCTCGATGACGCTCCGTCACCGGCCGCAGCGCGTGTTGTACCCCGAGTCGACGTTCGAGAGGATCATCCTGCAGGCCCTGGAAGTGGGCACGCTGCAGAACCTGCTGTTTGCCGAGCCCGACCGGCTGTCGCACCAGTTCCTGCGCGCCTTCGTCGGCGCGTTCCTGCGCCTGCCGCCGGTCAAGAGGGCCCTGGTTGGCGAGACGCTGCGCTCGCGGTTCCTTGGCGCATTGAAATCGGCGAGCGGCATGGCCAGTCCGCGCCCGTCGTAA
- the fumC gene encoding class II fumarate hydratase, with product MNTRTETDSMGEVAVPADKYWGAQTQRSFENFKIGTERMPLPLVRALGVQKKAAALTNMELGILDIALGTAIADAAQEVMDGALNDHFPLVVWQTGSGTQTNMNVNEVISNRAIEILGGQIGSKTPVHPNDHVNMGQSSNDSFPTAMHISAVEQLQHELIPALEHLQSALQSKAVAFKDIIKTGRTHLQDATPVTLGQEFSGYATQIKYGVVRVKSCLPRLSQLAQGGTAVGTGLNCKRGFAELFARHVSQITNIPFTTAEDKFEAMAAHDAIVETSGNLNTLACSLMKIANDMRLLASGPRCAIGEIHLPENEPGSSIMPGKVNPTQSEAMTMVCAQVIGNHTTISVAGSNGHLELNVFKPVMIYSLLQSIRLLADACRSFTDNCIAGIEANKERIKELLNGSLMLVTALNPVIGYDNAARIAKKAHQDGKTLKEVAIELKLLTAEEFDKAVRPEKMIGPG from the coding sequence GTGAACACCCGTACCGAAACGGACTCCATGGGAGAAGTCGCCGTTCCCGCCGACAAGTACTGGGGCGCGCAGACGCAGCGGTCTTTCGAGAATTTCAAGATCGGGACGGAACGAATGCCGTTGCCTCTCGTCAGGGCTTTGGGCGTGCAGAAAAAGGCCGCAGCGCTAACAAATATGGAGCTGGGCATTCTCGACATCGCATTGGGGACTGCCATCGCTGACGCCGCGCAGGAAGTCATGGATGGCGCCTTGAACGACCACTTTCCGCTCGTCGTCTGGCAGACGGGGTCGGGCACCCAGACCAATATGAATGTCAACGAAGTGATCTCCAACCGCGCGATCGAGATTCTCGGCGGGCAGATCGGGTCCAAGACGCCTGTTCACCCTAACGACCACGTGAACATGGGGCAATCCTCGAACGACTCCTTTCCGACAGCGATGCATATTTCCGCCGTCGAGCAGTTGCAGCACGAGCTGATCCCGGCGCTGGAACACCTGCAGAGCGCGCTGCAAAGCAAGGCCGTCGCGTTTAAAGACATCATCAAGACGGGCCGCACCCATTTGCAGGATGCGACACCCGTGACGCTGGGTCAGGAGTTTTCCGGCTATGCGACCCAGATCAAGTACGGCGTCGTCCGCGTCAAATCCTGCCTGCCGCGTCTTTCCCAGCTTGCGCAGGGAGGAACCGCCGTCGGCACGGGGCTGAACTGCAAGAGAGGTTTTGCGGAGCTGTTCGCAAGACATGTCTCCCAGATCACGAATATTCCCTTCACCACCGCCGAAGACAAGTTTGAGGCCATGGCCGCCCACGACGCCATTGTGGAAACCTCAGGCAACCTGAACACCCTGGCCTGCTCGCTCATGAAAATCGCGAATGATATGCGATTGCTGGCGTCGGGCCCACGCTGCGCTATCGGCGAAATCCACCTGCCGGAAAACGAGCCCGGCTCCTCAATCATGCCGGGCAAAGTCAACCCGACGCAATCCGAGGCCATGACCATGGTCTGCGCGCAGGTGATCGGAAACCATACGACGATCTCAGTCGCCGGCAGCAACGGTCATCTGGAACTCAACGTCTTTAAACCCGTCATGATTTATAGCCTGCTGCAATCGATCCGCCTGCTGGCCGACGCCTGCCGCAGCTTCACGGACAACTGCATTGCGGGCATTGAAGCCAACAAAGAGCGTATCAAAGAGCTGCTGAACGGCAGTTTGATGCTGGTGACGGCGCTCAACCCCGTCATCGGCTACGACAACGCCGCCAGAATCGCCAAGAAAGCGCATCAGGACGGCAAGACGCTGAAAGAAGTCGCCATCGAGCTGAAACTGCTGACGGCGGAGGAATTCGACAAGGCCGTTCGCCCTGAAAAGATGATCGGTCCAGGCTAG
- a CDS encoding YceI family protein — MLHSSLRNVSIAAWLFTHAVVQAGNGPTVLAIDSANSQVLIQVGKAGMFGFAGHAHEVTATDVRGRVRFDPADLQHASVSLEFAAAALRVTGKDEPPADVADVQKVMLGERVLDVTRFPTIVFLSRRVSVTARTAGTADIVIEGDMTLHATTRPMTIRASVTLDAGGRITARGSFVLKQTDFGMVPVTAVGGTIRVKDELDIQFVLRTRPSDETRTAQ, encoded by the coding sequence ATGCTGCACAGCTCGTTACGGAACGTCTCGATCGCGGCCTGGCTGTTCACCCACGCTGTGGTTCAGGCCGGGAACGGCCCAACGGTGCTGGCCATCGACTCCGCCAACAGCCAGGTCCTGATCCAGGTCGGGAAGGCGGGCATGTTCGGCTTCGCCGGTCACGCGCACGAAGTGACCGCGACCGACGTACGTGGTCGAGTGAGGTTCGACCCGGCGGACCTGCAACATGCCAGCGTCTCGCTCGAGTTCGCGGCGGCTGCCCTGCGCGTCACCGGAAAGGACGAACCACCGGCCGACGTCGCCGACGTTCAGAAGGTGATGCTGGGGGAGCGGGTGCTGGACGTCACACGATTCCCCACCATTGTATTTCTGTCGCGGCGCGTCTCCGTCACGGCGCGAACCGCGGGCACTGCGGACATCGTGATCGAGGGCGACATGACGTTGCACGCGACGACGCGCCCGATGACGATCCGCGCCAGCGTGACCCTCGACGCTGGTGGTCGCATCACGGCGCGGGGGTCGTTCGTGCTGAAGCAAACCGATTTCGGTATGGTGCCGGTCACCGCAGTGGGCGGCACCATTCGCGTCAAAGACGAGCTCGACATCCAATTCGTACTCAGGACGAGGCCTTCAGATGAAACTCGAACCGCTCAGTAG
- a CDS encoding PAS domain S-box protein gives MSARGWVWHLLIPQPLAGLDLAPVAAGLQILIAVACLIPIVLALAMPDTYMRRAIALEIIAACVAVPIIVMTRRGHVVGAGNVAIAAMWLVLTGACATASGINNPAFNGYIVIIAGAGLLLGRRAAYTAAAASLASGLVLLVLDANGLVPHLVYTPAAIWVFNAIYFVMAAAVLSLATSQVTSLSALARRESAERRQTEAQLLESEERFHRIANAAHEGIVFSEHGIVTDANQQLAALLGYEVREIIGHPVRDFVAPESLDVVTAHIRAGSEESYEHLLLRKDGSRLDVEARARTVPFEGRQILVTALRDITDQKRAGEERLRLVSAIEQAGEMITISDPQAVVQYVNRTAEQCSGYRRSAVVGHPVGLMLGANDDDPVYQTLRKQVTAGHSWIGRLACRRKDGSPYMADLSVAPVRAPSGEVVAVVGVGRDVTVDLAMEEERRQAQKMETIGRLAGGVAHDFNNLLSPILGYAELMLNDLPAEHPYREPVFVIHAAADRARRLTQQLLAFGRKQVIEVSPIDLAQVVRDFERILRRTIREDIEMNVRLSPEPSTIEADTRQVEQVLMNLAINAQDAMTHGGHLSIETVSVTLSRQEPGAYPDIPAGSYIRLTVGDTGSGIDPSIIPHIFEPFFTTKEKGRGTGLGLSTVYGIVTQLHGHIRVESTAGVGTRFHVYLPRLDGVGAPILQNAGAVTTHAGHETVVVAEDNDMVRGLVCGALRRRGYNVIEVAQPEQCLALLGAHEATPDLLLTDVVMPKVNGRELHVSLSARYPGLKVVYMSGYLDDVIGTHGVLEEGVNFIQKPFSLEALATKVRDALDG, from the coding sequence GTGTCGGCACGCGGGTGGGTGTGGCACCTCCTGATCCCCCAACCCCTCGCCGGCCTTGATCTGGCCCCCGTCGCGGCGGGCCTGCAGATCCTGATTGCCGTCGCCTGCCTCATCCCGATCGTGCTCGCGCTGGCGATGCCCGACACCTACATGCGCCGGGCTATCGCGCTGGAGATCATCGCAGCCTGCGTGGCCGTCCCGATCATCGTCATGACCCGGCGTGGGCACGTCGTCGGCGCGGGCAACGTCGCGATCGCGGCCATGTGGTTGGTCCTCACCGGGGCGTGTGCGACGGCCTCTGGTATCAATAACCCGGCGTTCAACGGGTACATCGTGATCATCGCCGGGGCTGGACTGTTGCTCGGCCGGCGGGCCGCCTACACCGCCGCCGCCGCGAGTCTGGCGTCGGGGCTCGTGCTGCTGGTGCTCGATGCCAATGGTCTGGTCCCCCATCTCGTCTACACACCTGCCGCTATCTGGGTGTTCAACGCGATCTACTTCGTCATGGCCGCCGCCGTCCTGAGCCTGGCGACCAGTCAAGTCACCTCCTTGTCGGCGCTCGCGCGGCGCGAGAGCGCGGAACGACGGCAGACCGAGGCCCAGTTGCTCGAAAGCGAGGAACGGTTCCACCGAATCGCCAACGCCGCGCACGAGGGGATTGTCTTCAGCGAACACGGCATCGTGACCGATGCGAACCAGCAGCTCGCTGCGCTCCTCGGCTACGAGGTGCGCGAGATCATTGGACACCCAGTGCGCGATTTCGTCGCGCCCGAGTCGCTGGACGTGGTGACCGCCCACATCCGCGCGGGCTCCGAGGAGTCCTACGAACACCTGCTGTTGCGTAAGGACGGATCGAGGCTCGACGTCGAGGCGAGGGCACGCACGGTGCCGTTTGAGGGTCGCCAGATTCTCGTCACGGCGCTTCGCGACATCACCGACCAGAAACGGGCGGGAGAGGAGCGACTCCGGCTGGTGTCGGCAATTGAACAGGCCGGCGAGATGATCACGATCTCGGACCCCCAGGCCGTGGTCCAGTACGTGAACCGCACCGCCGAGCAGTGCAGCGGGTATCGGAGAAGCGCGGTGGTGGGACACCCCGTGGGCCTGATGCTCGGTGCGAACGACGACGACCCGGTCTATCAGACTCTGCGAAAACAGGTCACAGCGGGGCATTCATGGATCGGCCGACTGGCGTGCCGGCGCAAGGATGGGTCGCCGTACATGGCCGACTTGTCGGTTGCCCCCGTGCGTGCTCCCTCGGGCGAGGTCGTGGCGGTGGTGGGTGTGGGCCGTGATGTCACGGTCGACCTGGCGATGGAGGAAGAACGGCGGCAGGCGCAGAAGATGGAGACCATTGGCCGACTGGCTGGCGGCGTCGCGCACGACTTCAACAACCTGCTGTCGCCCATCCTTGGCTACGCGGAGCTGATGCTCAATGATCTGCCTGCCGAGCATCCGTATCGGGAGCCCGTGTTCGTCATTCACGCGGCCGCCGACCGAGCCAGGCGCCTGACGCAGCAACTCCTGGCGTTCGGCCGGAAGCAGGTCATCGAAGTCAGTCCGATTGATCTGGCGCAGGTAGTGCGCGATTTCGAACGAATCCTCCGGCGCACGATCCGCGAGGACATCGAGATGAACGTCCGGCTGTCACCGGAGCCGTCCACTATCGAAGCAGACACGCGGCAGGTCGAACAGGTCCTGATGAACCTCGCCATCAACGCGCAGGATGCCATGACACACGGCGGCCACCTGTCGATTGAAACGGTGAGCGTCACGCTGTCGCGGCAGGAACCCGGCGCGTATCCGGACATCCCGGCAGGCTCCTACATCCGGCTTACTGTGGGTGACACGGGGTCCGGCATCGACCCGTCGATCATCCCTCATATCTTCGAGCCATTCTTCACGACGAAGGAGAAGGGCCGGGGGACCGGGCTCGGCCTGTCCACGGTGTATGGCATCGTGACGCAGTTGCACGGTCACATCCGTGTCGAAAGCACTGCCGGCGTGGGCACGCGCTTCCATGTCTACCTGCCGCGGCTCGATGGGGTGGGCGCACCGATCCTCCAGAACGCCGGCGCGGTGACGACGCATGCCGGCCATGAGACCGTCGTGGTGGCCGAAGACAACGACATGGTGCGCGGCCTGGTCTGCGGCGCGCTCAGGCGACGAGGCTACAACGTGATCGAGGTCGCGCAACCGGAACAGTGCCTGGCGCTGCTCGGGGCGCACGAGGCAACGCCCGATCTGCTTCTGACCGACGTGGTCATGCCGAAGGTCAATGGCCGGGAACTCCACGTCAGTCTCTCGGCACGATATCCCGGGCTGAAAGTCGTCTACATGTCGGGCTACCTCGATGATGTCATCGGCACACACGGCGTGCTGGAGGAGGGCGTGAACTTCATCCAGAAGCCATTCTCGCTCGAGGCGCTGGCGACGAAGGTCAGAGACGCGCTGGACGGTTGA